The Ahaetulla prasina isolate Xishuangbanna chromosome 4, ASM2864084v1, whole genome shotgun sequence genome has a window encoding:
- the DNAJC7 gene encoding dnaJ homolog subfamily C member 7 isoform X2: MATAGGDCDVIMAPAAPPAVASHSAVPLMLSEEDEGTRREAESFKEQGNAFYAKKDYNEAYNYYTKAIDTCPSNASYYGNRAATLMMLGKFREALADAQQSVRMDDSFLRGHLREGKCHLSLGNAMAASRCFQRVIELDHENAQAEQELKSTKTVLDYEKIAEVDFEKRDFRKVVFCMDRALEFAPACHRFKILKAECLALLGRYSEAQSVISDILRIDATNADALYVRGLCLYYEDCIEKAVQFFVQALKMAPDHDKACLACRLGKLCEAIGDCTSAIKLDDTYIKAYLRRAQCYMDTEQYEDAVRDYEKVYQTEKTKEHKQLLKNAQMELKKSKRKDYYKILGVDKNASEDEIKKAYRKRALMHHPDRHSGASAEIQKEEEKKFKEVGEAFTILSDPKKKARYDSGQDLEEDGMNMGDFDANNIFKAFFGTPGSFSFEASGPGNFFFQFG, translated from the exons agaAGCAGAGTCCTTCAAGGAGCAGGGAAATGCATTTTATGCCAAAAAGGACTACAATGAAGCATACAACTACTATACAAAAGCAATAG ATACATGTCCCAGCAATGCCAGTTATTACGGAAACCGTGCTGCCACTCTCATGATGTTAGGCAAATTTCGGGAGGCCCTGGCAGATGCTCAACAATCAGTCAGAATGGACGATAGCTTTCTGAGG GGACATTTAAGAGAGGGAAAGTGCCACCTATCTCTGGGGAATGCCATGGCTGCCAGTCGCTGCTTCCAACGAGTTATAGAATTGGATCATGAAAATGCACAAGCAGAGCAAGAG CTGAAGAGTACCAAAACTGTTCTAGACTATGAGAAAATTGCTGAAGTTGACTTTGAAAAACGGGACTTCCGAAAG GTTGTCTTTTGTATGGATCGTGCTCTAGAATTTGCCCCTGCCTGTCACCGGTTCAAAATCCTCAAAGCAGAATGTTTAGCTTTGCTAGGTCGCTATTCTGAAGCCCAGTCGGTTATAAG TGACATCTTGCGAATAGATGCAACAAATGCTGATGCTCTCTATGTCCGAGGACTTTGCCTTTACTATGAGGACTGCATCGAGAAGGCTGTGCAGTTCTTCGTCCAGGCATTAAAAATGGCTCCTGACCATGATAAAGCCTGCCTTGCCTGCCGT CTTGGAAAACTATGCGAAGCAATAGGAGACTGTACAAGTGCTATCAAATTGGACGACACATACATCAAGGCCTATCTAAGAAGAGCACAGTG TTACATGGACACAGAGCAGTATGAAGATGCTGTGAGAGATTATGAAAAAGTTTACCAGACAGAGAAAACTAAAG AACACAAACAGCTACTCAAGAATGCACAGATGGAATTGAAAAAGAGTAAAAGGAAAGATTATTACAAGATCCTGGGTGTGGATAAGAATGCTTCTGAAGATGAAATTAAAAAAGCATACCGGAAACGGGCCCTAATGCATCatccag ATCGGCATAGTGGAGCAAGTGCTGAAatccaaaaagaggaagaaaagaaattcaAAGAAGTCGGTGAAGCTTTTACCATTCTCTCTGATCCAAAGAAAAAGGCCCGCTATGACAGTGGCCAGGATCTAGAGGAAGATGGCATGAATATGGGAG ATTTTGATGCTAATAATATCTTCAAAGCTTTCTTTGGAACACCTGGAAGTTTTAGTTTTGAAG CTTCTGGACCTGGGAATTTCTTTTTCCAGTTTGGCTAA
- the DNAJC7 gene encoding dnaJ homolog subfamily C member 7 isoform X1 has protein sequence MATAGGDCDVIMAPAAPPAVASHSAVPLMLSEEDEGTRREAESFKEQGNAFYAKKDYNEAYNYYTKAIDTCPSNASYYGNRAATLMMLGKFREALADAQQSVRMDDSFLRGHLREGKCHLSLGNAMAASRCFQRVIELDHENAQAEQELKSTKTVLDYEKIAEVDFEKRDFRKVVFCMDRALEFAPACHRFKILKAECLALLGRYSEAQSVISDILRIDATNADALYVRGLCLYYEDCIEKAVQFFVQALKMAPDHDKACLACRNAKALKAKKDEGNKAFKEGNYKLAFTLYTEALAIDPNNRKTNAKLYCNRGTVNSKLGKLCEAIGDCTSAIKLDDTYIKAYLRRAQCYMDTEQYEDAVRDYEKVYQTEKTKEHKQLLKNAQMELKKSKRKDYYKILGVDKNASEDEIKKAYRKRALMHHPDRHSGASAEIQKEEEKKFKEVGEAFTILSDPKKKARYDSGQDLEEDGMNMGDFDANNIFKAFFGTPGSFSFEASGPGNFFFQFG, from the exons agaAGCAGAGTCCTTCAAGGAGCAGGGAAATGCATTTTATGCCAAAAAGGACTACAATGAAGCATACAACTACTATACAAAAGCAATAG ATACATGTCCCAGCAATGCCAGTTATTACGGAAACCGTGCTGCCACTCTCATGATGTTAGGCAAATTTCGGGAGGCCCTGGCAGATGCTCAACAATCAGTCAGAATGGACGATAGCTTTCTGAGG GGACATTTAAGAGAGGGAAAGTGCCACCTATCTCTGGGGAATGCCATGGCTGCCAGTCGCTGCTTCCAACGAGTTATAGAATTGGATCATGAAAATGCACAAGCAGAGCAAGAG CTGAAGAGTACCAAAACTGTTCTAGACTATGAGAAAATTGCTGAAGTTGACTTTGAAAAACGGGACTTCCGAAAG GTTGTCTTTTGTATGGATCGTGCTCTAGAATTTGCCCCTGCCTGTCACCGGTTCAAAATCCTCAAAGCAGAATGTTTAGCTTTGCTAGGTCGCTATTCTGAAGCCCAGTCGGTTATAAG TGACATCTTGCGAATAGATGCAACAAATGCTGATGCTCTCTATGTCCGAGGACTTTGCCTTTACTATGAGGACTGCATCGAGAAGGCTGTGCAGTTCTTCGTCCAGGCATTAAAAATGGCTCCTGACCATGATAAAGCCTGCCTTGCCTGCCGT AATGCCAAAGCACTGAAAGCAAAGAAAGATGAAGGTAACAAGGCTTTCAAGGAAGGGAATTATAAGCTGGCCTTCACACTTTATACAGAGGCTCTAGCAATAGATCCAAACAACAGGAAAACCAATGCCAAACTCTACTGCAATCGTGGAACTGTTAATTCCAAA CTTGGAAAACTATGCGAAGCAATAGGAGACTGTACAAGTGCTATCAAATTGGACGACACATACATCAAGGCCTATCTAAGAAGAGCACAGTG TTACATGGACACAGAGCAGTATGAAGATGCTGTGAGAGATTATGAAAAAGTTTACCAGACAGAGAAAACTAAAG AACACAAACAGCTACTCAAGAATGCACAGATGGAATTGAAAAAGAGTAAAAGGAAAGATTATTACAAGATCCTGGGTGTGGATAAGAATGCTTCTGAAGATGAAATTAAAAAAGCATACCGGAAACGGGCCCTAATGCATCatccag ATCGGCATAGTGGAGCAAGTGCTGAAatccaaaaagaggaagaaaagaaattcaAAGAAGTCGGTGAAGCTTTTACCATTCTCTCTGATCCAAAGAAAAAGGCCCGCTATGACAGTGGCCAGGATCTAGAGGAAGATGGCATGAATATGGGAG ATTTTGATGCTAATAATATCTTCAAAGCTTTCTTTGGAACACCTGGAAGTTTTAGTTTTGAAG CTTCTGGACCTGGGAATTTCTTTTTCCAGTTTGGCTAA
- the CNP gene encoding 2',3'-cyclic-nucleotide 3'-phosphodiesterase: MNKGFARKSHVFLPKIFKKMSSQPKDRPESLQFPFLDDDETITTIQESKTFFVLRGLPGSGKSTLAQAIQDKYKDACKIISVDRYKIQPAIRSAIPDDYSKVDEDLADYCKRDISVVVVDDTHHERERLEQLFDIADKYRYKVIIVEPKTSWKMDCLQLKDKNQWKLSADELKKLKPSLEKDFLPLYYGWFLSKRSSESLRKTGQAFLDELANIKAFKKESNKYFGQPTEEPKLKIDLTSYFVKRPPGVLHCTTKFTDFGKAPGADDYAQQDIVKTSYGKSFFLTISALFITPRTAGARVEMNEQQMLLWPGDVDVLQPAVSLPKGSRAHITLGCASGVEAVQTGLDLLEFAKLEKAGNKGEEVGEIGGGKLLSFGNGMWMLLLSKKIEVRAIFGGYYGKGKLVPTQGGSKRGSPFNSCIII; this comes from the exons AACAAAGGCTTCGCCCGGAAGAGCCACGTGTTCCTGCcaaagatttttaagaaaatgtcctCCCAGCCCAAAGACCGCCCTGAGAGTTTGCAGTTTCCCTTTCTGGATGATGATGAAACGATTACCACCATTCAGGAatcaaaaactttttttgttCTCCGAGGTCTGCCAGGCAGTGGAAAATCTACCTTGGCGCAGGCCATCCAAGACAAGTATAAGGATGCTTGCAAAATCATTTCAGTTGACCGCTACAAAATCCAGCCTGCTATCAGGAGTGCCATTCCTGATGATTACAGCAAGGTTGATGAGGATCTCGCTGACTATTGCAAGCGTGACATCAGCGTGGTGGTGGTAGACGACACCCACCATGAACGGGAGCGGCTAGAGCAGCTTTTTGACATTGCAGACAAATATCGCTACAAAGTCATCATTGTGGAGCCCAAAACCTCATGGAAAATGGATTGCTTGCAGCTCAAGGATAAGAATCAATGGAAACTTTCAGCTGATGAGCTAAAGAAATTGAAGCCCAGTTTAGAAAAGGATTTCCTTCCCTTGTATTATGGATGGTTTTTAAGCAAAAGGAGCTCAGAGAGCTTGCGGAAGACCGGGCAGGCATTTTTGGATGAGCTTGCTAATATTAAAGCCttcaaaaaagaatcaaataaatact TTGGGCAGCCCACTGAAGAACCCAAATTGAAAATTGATCTGACCAGCTACTTTGTGAAAAGGCCTCCAGGGGTTTTGCACTGCACAACTAAATTCACTGACTTTGGGAAGGCTCCAGGAGCAGATGATTATGCACAGCAAGAT ATTGTGAAGACTTCTTATGGAAAATCTTTTTTCCTGACCATATCTGCTCTATTCATCACCCCAAGAACTGCTGGTGCCCGTGTGGAAATGAACGAGCAGCAAATGCTTCTTTGGCCTGGAGATGTGGATGTGCTACAGCCAGCAGTCAGCCTCCCAAAAGGCAGCCGAGCCCACATCACTCTGGGTTGTGCCAGTGGGGTAGAAGCTGTCCAAACTGGCCTTGACCTCCTTGAATTTGCAAAACTGGAAAAGGCAGGGAACAAAGGCGAGGAGGTCGGGGAGATTGGTGGCGGAAAACTTTTGTCCTTTGGGAATGGAATGTGGATGCTTTTGCTTTCAAAAAAAATCGAGGTGAGAGCCATCTTTGGTGGCTACTATGGAAAGGGAAAACTGGTGCCAACTCAAGGAGGTAGCAAACGGGGATCACCCTTTAATTCCTGTATCATCATCTAA